A window of Fragaria vesca subsp. vesca linkage group LG7, FraVesHawaii_1.0, whole genome shotgun sequence contains these coding sequences:
- the LOC101303375 gene encoding putative disease resistance protein At3g14460-like: MAIGEAFLSAFLQVLFDRLASNEFVGLLCGRKYDDLLDKLKITLLTVTTLLNDAEEKQFYNTAVKKWLHMTKDALYDAEDILDELASESHTNMNKVWNWNPISTPRSPSTRGIESKLMKIIERLELIAKYKNVLGLKDNVGERLFGFRLRSPTTSLVDESCVYGRSYDKEKIIQFLVQDEPATRKVGVVPIVGMGGIGKTTLAQLVYNDVIVERRFDLKVWIFVSSHFDPVRVTKTMLWSVHSEKVDIDDLNLLQVCLKEKLAGKRFLLVLDDVWNKRSHDWDLLWMPLEVGKSGSKIIVTTRNSDVASSMGTVPAYHLSGLSFEDCWLLFMSQASENRIIDVIFQAIGKDIVKRCDGLPLAVKRFGILLLSRTEEDEWKDILNRPIWDLPDDESNILQTLSLSYHHLPAHLKPCFAYCSIFPREFELDKDSLVLLWMAEGFLQQPKGNKKLEAVGGEYFHELVSRSFLQQSVHNRSRYIMHNLMQELAHFVSGEFCFRLEEKVEDGNEHKAFEKARHSSYIRRQREVTTRFESFSRLERLRTFLPLDSTDGIGVSYLAKKVPHDLLPKLRRLRVLSFGACRITELPESLGNLKHLRYLDLSRTAIKGLPDSMTMLCNLQTLILSECRSLTELPVGMGNLTSLRHLHINGSRLEEMPPQMCTLKNLQTLSEFMVGRNRGWGIRDLKDMLQLKGSLHISGLQNVVNFVDAMEANLKGKQELENLVFQWSESFNRSLNDKMPQIHRNLEDLSTRGHSVSRFPSLKETMEVSALEPRNSVDIARNERVEVVVLEMLQPHKNIKGITVKDYGGTRFPSWIASPLFSNIIFLKVTDCRKCIELPALGQLPSLKHLILEGMDGIKSISAEFYGNRYSPVLPFPSLETLKLNRMINWEDWSSSGVEGRGDLRCLQKIEILNCPKLRSFSQHFSSLREMRIKWCEELVAIACFSNTDNALGRGIEFPCLLELSIWTCPKLKRLPCLFPSLKLLEINGCQELEELPNLPSIHELELKNCNEGVLQSIGGLASVTYLRLNQIPNLACLLEGFLQNLTALEELQIADLSEIITLSNDIGLQNLLHLKHLEISECPFLKELPQCLYKLSSLKELRVWRCPSLVSFPDTGFPSTLRGLEIKGCESLQFLPQWKMHNDERSSPFEYLVIEDCSSLKSLPGGKLPSTLKHIEIQNCKSLDSLPEDMIQNNTCLEFLNISGCHSVMSFPEGTFGLPAVTSNMVMNLKQLIINNCTKLKLIPKGLHNLIHLSNLEVAECPLLEAITEFGLPTSMLQSIKISNCQSLKSLPNHMYNLTCLQQLSIEGCSNLVSFPEGGLPTNLLLLSILDCEKLLPTFEWGLHGLTCLTNLTFGGCEALVSFPEDWLLPTTLSSLQLQRLPNLESLPKRLNDLTSLDSLELSECDKLQTFSEEEQPKMLQNFEILGFPLTSGFV, encoded by the coding sequence ATGGCTATTGGAGAGGCTTTTCTCTCTGCCTTTCTTCAAGTTTTGTTTGATAGACTAGCTTCCAATGAATTTGTAGGCCTACTATGTGGCAGGAAATACGATGATTTGCTGGATAAGTTGAAGATCACCTTGCTGACGGTTACCACGTTGCTTAATGATGCTGAGGAGAAGCAGTTTTACAACACTGCAGTGAAGAAGTGGCTACACATGACTAAGGATGCTCTATATGATGCAGAGGACATACTCGATGAGCTAGCTAGTGAATCGCATACCAACATGAATAAGGTATGGAATTGGAACCCTATTTCCACCCCTCGCAGTCCATCTACTAGAGGGATAGAATCTAAATTGATGAAGATCATTGAGAGGTTGGAGTTAATTGCCAAATATAAAAATGTTTTAGGCCTGAAAGACAATGTTGGAGAGAGGTTGTTTGGGTTTAGGCTTAGATCACCAACAACTTCGTTGGTGGATGAATCATGTGTTTATGGCAGGAGCTATGATAAAGAGAAGATAATTCAATTTCTAGTACAGGATGAACCAGCAACTCGCAAAGTTGGTGTAGTTCCTATAGTGGGCATGGGTGGCATTGGAAAAACAACTCTTGCTCAACTGGTTTACAATGATGTCATAGTGGAAAGGCGTTTTGATTTGAAAGTTTGGATATTTGTATCTAGTCACTTTGATCCAGTGAGGGTCACAAAAACAATGCTTTGGTCAGTCCATTCAGAAAAAGTTGATATTGATGACTTGAATTTGCTACAAGTTTGTTTGAAAGAAAAATTGGCTGGGAAGAGGTTCTTGCTCGTTTTAGATGATGTTTGGAACAAAAGAAGTCATGATTGGGATCTCTTGTGGATGCCTTTGGAAGTAGGGAAAAGTGGAAGTAAGATAATAGTCACGACACGGAATAGTGATGTTGCCTCGAGCATGGGGACTGTACCAGCTTATCATTTGAGCGGTTTATCATTCGAAGATTGTTGGTTATTGTTCATGAGTCAGGCATCAGAGAACAGAATCATCGATGTTATTTTTCAGGCCATTGGCAAGGATATTGTGAAAAGGTGTGACGGTTTGCCCTTGGCAGTGAAAAGATTTGGAATCCTACTGCTGTCAAGAACTGAAGAAGATGAGTGGAAAGACATTTTAAATAGGCCAATATGGGATCTACCAGATGATGAAAGTAACATACTTCAAACTTTAAGCCTAAGCTATCATCACCTTCCTGCTCATTTGAAGCCTTGTTTTGCATACTGTTCCATTTTCCCAAGAGAATTTGAGCTGGACAAGGATTCACTTGTTTTATTATGGATGGCAGAAGGTTTCCTTCAACAACCTAAAGGAAATAAAAAGTTGGAAGCTGTGGGTGGTGAGTATTTTCATGAGCTAGTATCCCGATCATTTCTTCAACAGTCTGTTCACAACAGATCACGATATATAATGCACAACCTCATGCAAGAGCTAGCTCACTTTGTTTCTGGAGAATTCTGTTTCAGGTTAGAAGAAAAAGTTGAGGATGGTAATGAACACAAAGCTTTTGAGAAGGCTCGTCATTCTTCCTATATTCGTCGTCAACGTGAGGTAACAACAAGGTTTGAGTCCTTCAGCAGACTTGAGCGCTTACGTACCTTCCTTCCATTGGATTCAACAGATGGAATTGGTGTAAGCTATTTGGCTAAGAAAGTCCCTCATGATCTGCTGCCCAAGTTAAGACGTTTACGAGTGCTATCTTTCGGTGCATGTCGTATTACAGAACTGCCTGAATCACTTGGCAATTTAAAACATCTTCGCTATTTGGACCTTTCTCGCACTGCAATTAAAGGGTTGCCTGATTCAATGACTATGCTTTGCAACTTACAGACATTGATATTATCAGAATGTCGCTCTCTCACTGAGTTGCCAGTAGGGATGGGGAACTTAACAAGCCTTCGTCATCTTCATATTAATGGAAGCAGACTAGAAGAGATGCCACCACAAATGTGTACATTGAAGAATCTTCAAACCTTGTCAGAGTTCATGGTTGGTAGAAACAGAGGATGGGGAATTAGAGACTTGAAGGACATGCTGCAACTTAAGGGCTCGCTTCACATTTCTGGATTGCAGAATGTTGTTAATTTTGTAGATGCAATGGAGGCTAATCTGAAGGGAAAGCAGGAACTTGAGAACTTGGTGTTCCAATGGAGTGAAAGTTTTAATCGTTCACTCAATGATAAGATGCCACAAATTCACAGGAACCTTGAAGATCTCAGCACCAGAGGCCATAGTGTTTCAAGATTTCCTAGTCTCAAGGAAACCATGGAGGTTTCTGCATTGGAACCGAGAAACAGTGTGGATATTGCAAGAAATGAAAGAGTTGAAGTGGTTGTACTTGAGATGCTGCAACCTCATAAAAATATAAAAGGAATCACAGTGAAAGACTATGGAGGCACAAGATTTCCTAGTTGGATTGCATCCCCATTGTTCTCCAATATCATATTTTTAAAAGTTACTGATTGCAGGAAGTGTATAGAACTACCAGCACTTGGGCAACTCCCTTCGCTCAAACATCTAATTCTTGAAGGGATGGATGGCATTAAAAGTATAAGTGCTGAGTTTTATGGGAATCGTTACTCTCCTGTCCTTCCATTCCCATCGTTGGAAACTCTAAAGTTGAACCGGATGATAAACTGGGAGGACTGGTCATCTTCTGGGGTTGAAGGTAGGGGAGACTTGCGTTGCCTACAGAAGATTGAAATTCTAAATTGTCCGAAGCTTAGAAGTTTTTCACAGCACTTTTCTTCCTTGAGAGAAATGAGAATCAAGTGGTGTGAAGAACTGGTTGCTATTGCATGCTTTTCAAATACTGATAATGCCTTAGGTAGAGGCATAGAATTCCCTTGCCTCCTCGAACTTTCTATATGGACATGTCCCAAGTTGAAGAGATTGCCTTGTCTCTTTCCTTCTCTGAAATTACTTGAGATAAATGGATGTCAAGAACTAGAAGAACTTCCCAACCTCCCTTCGATCCATGAGTTGGAACTTAAAAATTGCAATGAGGGGGTATTACAAAGTATAGGTGGACTTGCCTCCGTTACTTACTTGCGTTTGAATCAAATTCCCAATCTTGCATGTCTACTTGAAGGGTTTCTGCAAAACTTAACAGCTCTTGAAGAGTTGCAGATTGCGGATCTAAGTGAGATCATCACTTTGTCTAATGACATTGGATTGCAAAACCTGTTGCACCTCAAGCACCTGGAAATTTCAGAATGTCCATTCCTGAAAGAGCTACCACAATGCTTGTACAAACTCTCCTCTCTTAAGGAGCTTAGAGTGTGGAGATGTCCATCACTTGTATCATTTCCAGACACAGGCTTTCCTTCCACACTTAGAGGCCTTGAAATCAAGGGTTGCGAGTCTCTGCAGTTCCTACCACAATGGAAGATGCACAATGACGAGAGGTCCTCTCCGTTTGAGTATTTGGTAATTGAAGACTGTTCTTCTCTCAAGTCTTTACCAGGAGGAAAGCTTCCTAGCACACTTAAACACATTGAAATCCAAAACTGTAAAAGTTTGGATTCCCTCCCAGAGGACATGATTCAGAATAACACTTGTCTTGAATTCCTTAACATTTCCGGGTGTCATTCTGTCATGTCCTTTCCGGAAGGTACTTTTGGGCTCCCTGCAGTCACATCTAACATGGTGATGAACCTTAAACAACTCATCATCAACAACTGCACCAAACTCAAGTTGATACCTAAAGGTCTCCACAATCTTATCCATCTCAGCAACTTAGAAGTTGCTGAGTGTCCACTTCTCGAGGCTATTACAGAATTTGGCTTGCCAACCTCCATGCTGCAGTCAATCAAAATCTCCAACTGCCAAAGCCTCAAGTCCCTGCCAAATCACATGTACAACCTCACATGTCTTCAACAACTATCTATAGAAGGTTGTTCCAATCTTGTGTCATTTCCAGAGGGTGGCTTGCCTACCAATCTATTGTTGCTTTCAATCTTGGATTGCGAGAAACTCTTACCAACATTTGAGTGGGGGTTGCATGGGCTCACATGTCTCACCAACCTCACCTTTGGCGGTTGTGAAGCTCTTGTGTCGTTCCCAGAGGACTGGCTGTTGCCTACCACTTTATCCTCTCTTCAACTTCAAAGATTGCCAAATCTTGAATCCCTTCCGAAGAGGCTGAATGATCTCACCTCTCTGGATAGTCTGGAGCTATCAGAATGTGACAAACTTCAAACCTTTTCTGAAGAGGAGCAACCAAAGATGCTTCAGAATTTTGAAATTTTGGGTTTCCCTCTTACAAGTGGTTTTGTCTAA
- the LOC101309089 gene encoding flowering time control protein FY-like: MMYPGDPQQQQQQQHQQQQQQHQQQQQQQHYHQQQQQHHQQQHHQHQQGGEFHRGPPQQQPPPMMRQPSASSTNMAPDYHHPSAPGPPVPPYDAHGDGFGAKRNRKQTQRRAVDYTSTVVRYMQTRMWQRDARDRTVLQATPAAAIDMLPTVAYSDNPSTGFAAKFVHTSTNKVRNSINRVLWTPPGRRLITGSQNGEFTLWNGQSFNFEMILQAHDQAIRSMVWSHNGNWMVSGDDGGSIKYWQTNMNNVKANKSAHKESVQDLSFCKTDLKFCSCSNDTTVKIWDFARCQEERTLTGHGWDVKSVDWHPTKSLLASGGKDSLVKLWDAKSGRELCSFHGHKNLVQSVKWNQNGNWLLTASKDQIIKLYDIRAMKELESFRGHRKEVTALAWHPFHEEYFVSGSADGSIFHWLVGHETPQVEIPNAHDNSVWDLQWHPIGYILCSGSNDHTTKFWCRNRPGDTGRDKFNINQTQGYGDQNSAFAGRMGGNFPLHDGPPTPGPFTPGGTRNEGTIPGVGVAMPLAIPSLDSSIQGEQQQPHAHSMPLGAPPLPPGPHPSLLAANQQQPYHQNAQQQHQQHQGHPQQMPPLPMPPPNMSQLQPPSHLPLLPHPHLRPPPQMPPLGMPSSVSGSLPMPSSVPTSLSMPMGMQGTMNQMVHQLPQGHYMGMNPPPPVGGFPNAMPNMQGPSSASGGQMYSHGGTFNRAQSGQIPMLPGYNPYQPRGQAGMPQPPPGPPPHGQTPQ, encoded by the exons ATGATGTACCCCGGTGATCCTCAGCAGCAGCAGCAGCAACAACACCAACAGCAGCAGCAGCAACACCAACAGCAGCAGCAGCAGCAACACTATCACCAGCAGCAGCAGCAACATCACCAACAGCAGCACCACCAGCACCAGCAAGGTGGAGAGTTTCACAGGGGCCCACCGCAGCAGCAGCCGCCGCCGATGATGCGGCAGCCGTCTGCTTCTTCGACTAATATGGCCCCGGATTATCACCACCCCTCTGCCCCTGGCCCTCCTGTTCCTCCTTACGATG CTCATGGTGATGGTTTTGGTGCAAAGAGGAACAGAAAGCAGACTCAGAGAAGGGCAGTTGACTACACAAGCACTGTGGTGCGGTATATGCAG ACTCGGATGTGGCAGCGGGATGCAAGGGATAGGACAGTATTGCAAGCTACACCAGCGGCAGCAATTGAT ATGTTGCCAACAGTTGCCTATTCAGATAATCCATCTACAGGCTTTGCTGCAAAGTTTGTGCATACTTCCACAAACAAAGTCCGCAATTCAATTAATCGGGTTTTG TGGACTCCTCCAGGGAGGCGTCTTATTACAGGCTCTCAAAATGGGGAATTCACTCTTTGGAATGGTCAATCATTTAATTTTGAAATGATTCTTCAG GCTCATGATCAAGCAATCAGATCTATGGTATGGAGTCATAATGGCAACTGGATGGTCTCTGGTGATGATGGGGGCTCAATAAA GTATTGGCAGACCAACATGAATAATGTGAAGGCCAACAAATCTGCTCACAAAGAATCTGTTCAGGACTTAAG TTTTTGTAAGACTGACTTGAAGTTCTGTTCCTGTTCGAATGATACTACTGTTAAAATATGGGATTTTGCACGGTGCCAGGAAGAGCGCACTTTGACTG GCCATGGTTGGGATGTGAAGAGTGTTGACTGGCACCCTACAAAGTCTCTACTAGCTTCAG GTGGGAAAGACAGTCTAGTCAAACTTTGGGATGCTAAGTCAGGGCGAGAACTCTGTTCATT TCATGGTCACAAAAATTTGGTGCAATCTGTTAAATGGAACCAAAATGGTAACTGGCTGCTAACTGCTTCAAAGGACCAAATCATAAAG CTTTACGACATAAGGGCTATGAAGGAACTTGAATCTTTCCGCGGGCATCGGAAGGAAGTGACTG CTCTGGCTTGGCATCCATTTCATGAAGAATATTTTGTCAGTGGGAGTGCTGATGGATCCATTTTTCATTGGCTTGTTGG GCATGAAACTCCCCAGGTTGAAATTCCTAATGCACACGATAACAGTGTGTGGGATCTCCAATGGCATCCTATTGGTTATATTCTTTGCAG CGGTAGCAATGATCATACAACAAAGTTTTGGTGCCGAAATAGGCCAGGAGACACTGGTCGTGATAAATTTAACATCAATCAGACTCAAG GTTATGGTGATCAAAACTCTGCTTTTGCTGGCCGCATGGGTGGTAATTTTCCACTACATGATGGACCACCAACTCCAGGACCATTTACTCCCGGGGGAACTCGAAATGAAGGAACTATTCCAGGGGTTGGAGTAGCTATGCCGTTAGCCATACCATCCCTCGACTCATCTATTCAGGGAGAGCAACAGCAACCTCATGCACATTCAATGCCTTTAGGTGCTCCTCCTCTCCCACCTGGTCCACATCCCTCTCTTCTTGCTGCAAATCAGCAGCAACCATATCATCAAAATGCCCAACAGCAACATCAGCAACACCAAGGTCACCCCCAACAAATGCCCCCTTTGCCCATGCCACCTCCAAATATGTCACAGCTACAGCCTCCATCCCATTTGCCCTTGCTGCCGCATCCTCATTTACGTCCACCACCCCAAATGCCCCCACTTGGTATGCCATCTTCAGTGTCCGGATCTTTGCCTATGCCTTCATCGGTTCCTACATCACTCTCAATGCCCATG GGCATGCAAGGTACAATGAATCAGATGGTTCACCAATTGCCACAAGGTCATTATATGGGCATGAATCCACCTCCACCTGTTGGAGGTTTTCCAAATGCCATGCCAAACATGCAGGGCCCATCTAGTGCAAGTGGAGGGCAAATGTATTCTCATGGTGGCACCTTCAATCGTGCACAATCTGGACAAATACCAATGCTACCGGGGTATAATCCCTACCAG CCCAGGGGTCAAGCAGGCATGCCTCAGCCTCCACCAGGGCCACCACCTCATGGGCAAACACCTCAGTAG
- the LOC101309387 gene encoding uncharacterized protein LOC101309387 has product MSYEKRLTAVKKAASLTARLCEKVQKTLLKPNTSSKSDKSTALVAHYDRASDRIQELADHSTVTTAGHDINNGVHETKLAKNLACLVDESSHINERRPRSRMELKRSIELRIKKRVKEQYLNGKFQHLMAKVIATPETLQDAYDCIRLNSNIDIVLTDGKTTFGSMAEELYLGSFDVNANTFSISTKGARKDVLVLPNVNLKIIQEAIRIVLEVVYKPHFSKISHGYRSGRGHSTALKYISKETAGSDWWFTLLVNKKLDACILAKLISVMEEKIEDPSLYVMIQSMFHANVLNFEFGGFPKGHGLPQEGVLSPILMNIYLDLFDREFYRLSMKYEALVPGFHTDQKSKSKLRSWFRRNLKGNDLGCAGEESFRVHSCRFMDEIFFSFAGSKDAALNFKSEVLNYVQKSLHLEVDDQTELLPCQMSQGIRFLGTLIKRNVKESPATKAVHKLKEKVVLFGLQKQEAWDSGTVSIGKKWLGHGLKKVKESEIKHLANSRSVLSQISHLRKSGMETDHWYKYLLKIWMQDVNAKAAESEEAILSKYVSEPALPEELRNSFYEFQRQVEKYVSSETAATLALLPNAGSSTDSVIVTEIIAPVIAIKKRLQRYGLITRDGYPRATSLLVLQDNLQIIDWFAGIVRRWLRWYAKCDNFNEVKLLICDLVRKSCIRTLASKYRVHEADIENRFDTELSSIPSTLEVEQEMVDETSDPQAFENDEALMYGISYSGLCLLSLARMVSQSRPCNCFVIGCTAPAPCVYTLHVMERQKFPGWKTGFSSCIHPSLNRRRVALCKQHLKNLYLGDISLQSIDFGAWK; this is encoded by the coding sequence ATGTCTTATGAAAAAAGGCTCACTGCCGTCAAAAAAGCTGCCTCTCTCACTGCTCGCCTCTGTGAGAAGGTACAAAAGACACTGCTGAAGCCGAACACTTCTTCAAAATCAGATAAAAGTACGGCCTTGGTGGCCCATTATGATAGAGCTTCGGACAGAATACAAGAACTTGCAGATCATTCTACTGTCACTACTGCTGGACATGATATTAATAATGGCGTTCATGAAACGAAATTGGCAAAGAACTTGGCATGTCTTGTGGATGAATCTTCTCATATAAATGAGAGAAGACCCAGGAGCAGAATGGAACTCAAGAGGTCTATTGAACTGCGCATTAAGAAGAGGGTGAAGGAACAATACCTCAACGGGAAGTTTCAGCACCTAATGGCTAAAGTAATTGCCACTCCAGAAACTCTTCAAGATGCTTATGATTGTATCAGACTCAACTCCAATATTGACATAGTGTTAACTGATGGGAAAACTACTTTTGGTTCTATGGCTGAAGAGCTGTATCTTGGGAGCTTTGATGTTAATGCTAATACCTTCTCTATCTCAACAAAGGGTGCAAGGAAAGATGTTTTAGTGCTTCCCAATGTGAATCTGAAGATCATCCAGGAAGCCATCAGAATTGTTTTGGAAGTTGTCTACAAGCCCCACTTCTCTAAGATTTCACATGGGTACCGAAGTGGGCGGGGGCATTCCACAGCTTTGAAGTACATAAGCAAGGAAACTGCTGGTTCTGATTGGTGGTTTACATTGCTCGTTAACAAAAAGCTAGATGCTTGTATTCTTGCTAAACTAATATCAGTAATGGAGGAGAAGATAGAAGACCCTAGCCTCTATGTTATGATCCAAAGCATGTTTCATGCAAATGTACTCAACTTTGAGTTTGGTGGTTTCCCCAAAGGTCATGGTCTTCCACAGGAGGGAGTATTGTCCCCTATATTAATGAATATTTATCTTGACCTTTTTGACCGCGAATTTTACAGATTATCAATGAAGTATGAAGCTCTCGTTCCAGGTTTTCATACTGATCAAAAATCCAAGTCTAAACTGCGCAGCTGGTTTAGGAGGAACCTTAAAGGTAATGATCTTGGCTGTGCAGGTGAAGAGAGTTTTAGAGTCCATTCTTGTCGTTTCATGGATGAGATATTCTTTTCGTTTGCGGGTTCTAAGGATGCAGCTCTTAATTTCAAATCTGAGGTTCTAAATTATGTGCAAAAGTCTTTGCACTTGGAAGTTGATGATCAAACAGAATTATTGCCATGTCAAATGTCGCAGGGAATCCGCTTTTTAGGCACTTTGATTAAAAGAAATGTGAAAGAAAGTCCTGCTACAAAAGCGGTTCACAAGTTAAAGGAAAAAGTTGTTCTATTTGGGTTACAGAAGCAAGAGGCATGGGATTCTGGTACAGTTAGTATAGGCAAGAAATGGTTGGGTCATGGTTTGAAGAAGGTCAAGGAATCAGAGATTAAGCATTTAGCCAACAGCAGGTCTGTTCTGAGTCAAATTTCCCATTTGCGTAAATCTGGTATGGAAACTGATCATTGGTACAAGTACTTGCTGAAGATTTGGATGCAAGATGTGAATGCCAAAGCAGCAGAGAGTGAGGAAGCTATCCTGTCTAAGTATGTCTCAGAACCAGCTTTACCTGAAGAACTAAGAAACTCCTTTTATGAGTTTCAGAGGCAAGTGGAAAAATATGTTTCTTCAGAGACCGCTGCTACTCTTGCCCTTTTGCCAAATGCTGGTTCTTCTACCGACTCTGTCATTGTCACTGAGATAATTGCTCCTGTTATTGCAATAAAAAAGCGTCTCCAACGATATGGATTGATCACACGTGATGGTTATCCCCGTGCAACGTCTTTGCTTGTTTTACAAGATAATCTTCAAATTATCGACTGGTTTGCAGGTATTGTTCGCCGTTGGCTTAGATGGTATGCCAAGTGTGATAACTTCAATGAGGTAAAGCTCTTGATCTGTGATCTGGTAAGAAAATCATGCATCCGAACACTAGCATCAAAGTATCGTGTGCATGAAGCTGATATAGAAAATCGATTTGACACTGAACTAAGCAGTATTCCATCTACCCTAGAAGTTGAGCAAGAGATGGTAGATGAAACATCGGACCCTCAGGCTTTCGAGAACGATGAGGCTTTAATGTATGGAATTTCTTACAGTGGCTTGTGTTTGCTCTCTTTAGCAAGAATGGTGAGCCAGTCACGACCTTGCAATTGTTTTGTCATTGGGTGTACAGCTCCGGCACCATGTGTCTATACTCTTCATGTAATGGAAAGGCAAAAGTTTCCTGGCTGGAAGACTGGGTTCTCAAGTTGCATTCATCCCAGCTTGAATAGACGGCGAGTTGCGTTGTGCAAGCAACATCTCAAGAATTTGTATCTTGGTGATATATCACTTCAATCCATTGATTTTGGGGCATGGAAATGA
- the LOC101309671 gene encoding uncharacterized protein At5g39865-like produces the protein MADFENRLDLSSPKPSLFFNRSITMYAEPKKAHHALDHAGSFKKLYSSMETMRSASSSFKGKVKKLCSFFETDKLPPPRNVSEETTQSLGKQLRPSKSMVHAKSLGPDFRVLSIRLPGTDDRIVMYLTSLRGVRRTYEDCYAVKNIFRGFGVWVDERDISMDSAYRKELQSVLGAKNVSLPQIFIKGKYVGGAEVIKQLFETGELAKILQGLPIRKPGSVCGGCGDARFVPCMNCSGSRKVFDEDDDTPKRCSECNENGLIRCPNCCC, from the coding sequence ATGGCGGATTTCGAAAACAGGCTCGATTTGTCTTCCCCGAAGCCGTCCTTGTTCTTCAATCGCTCTATAACCATGTACGCAGAGCCGAAGAAGGCCCACCACGCGCTCGACCACGCCGGCTCCTTCAAGAAACTCTACAGCTCCATGGAGACCATGCGTTCCGCCAGCAGCTCTTTTAAAGGAAAGGTGAAGAAACTTTGCAGCTTTTTCGAAACGGACAAGCTTCCGCCGCCTCGAAACGTTTCGGAGGAGACAACTCAATCGCTTGGGAAGCAGCTCAGGCCGTCGAAATCGATGGTGCATGCAAAGTCTCTGGGGCCGGATTTTCGGGTGTTGTCGATTAGGCTGCCGGGGACGGATGACAGGATTGTAATGTACCTCACTAGCTTGCGTGGGGTTCGCAGGACTTATGAGGATTGTTATGCTGTGAAGAATATATTCCGAGGGTTTGGGGTTTGGGTCGATGAAAGGGATATTTCCATGGATTCGGCTTATAGGAAAGAGTTGCAGAGCGTTTTGGGTGCCAAGAATGTGAGTTTGCCTCAGATTTTTATAAAGGGGAAATATGTGGGAGGTGCCGAGGTGATCAAGCAGCTGTTTGAGACCGGAGAGTTGGCAAAGATATTGCAAGGGCTTCCCATTCGGAAACCTGGGTCTGTGTGTGGGGGTTGTGGGGATGCCAGGTTTGTGCCGTGCATGAATTGCAGCGGGAGCAGGAAGGTGTTTGATGAGGATGATGACACGCCCAAGAGATGCTCCGAGTGCAATGAGAATGGTTTGATTCGGTGTCCTAATTGCTGTTGTTAA
- the LOC101303656 gene encoding uncharacterized protein LOC101303656: protein MSSTDTKSITQIYIFALKTGSWRCYEESWRIESKEFGKMGGQGCLSNGALHWIELVFDSRRCLDGSRSRIVAFVLAEEQFREMASLSSFIDKEYLDKIPASGSFPSKFYIGIGITNENGLIVYSYKRRYRYTGYIPRYANDSTLTVWVMKEYGIEKSWTKFIHIPMKFLVPRGYDEYLVREYRYTEIDMSDYLFPVHILEDGKVLMSCDDKKLVLYNPEEKAKRTVLETSLSSYAVVYVETLISPRPGRGADISRKERKKEEA, encoded by the coding sequence ATGAGTAGCACTGATACAAAGAGCATCACCCAAATCTATATCTTTGCACTGAAAACTGGTTCATGGAGGTGTTATGAAGAATCTTGGAGAATTGAAAGCAAAGAATTCGGTAAAATGGGCGGACAGGGGTGCTTATCAAATGGTGCACTGCATTGGATTGAACTTGTGTTTGACTCTAGAAGATGCCTAGATGGTTCAAGATCGAGGATTGTAGCTTTTGTTTTAGCTGAGGAGCAATTTCGAGAGATGGCGTCGTTATCATCTTTTATAGACAAAGAGTACTTGGACAAGATTCCTGCAAGCGGTTCATTTCCTTCAAAGTTCTATATTGGAATTGGGATTACTAATGAAAATGGTCTCATTGTATATTCTTACAAGCGCAGGTATCGATACACCGGTTATATTCCCAGGTACGCCAATGATTCTACACTTACAGTATGGGTGATGAAGGAATATGGGATTGAGAAATCTTGGACTAAATTCATACACATTCCTATGAAGTTTTTGGTGCCTCGAGGGTATGATGAATATTTAGTTAGAGAGTATCGCTATACAGAAATTGACATGAGCGATTACCTGTTTCCCGTACATATTTTAGAAGATGGTAAAGTTTTGATGAGTTGTGATGATAAGAAGTTGGTGTTATACAATCCAGAAGAGAAGGCAAAAAGGACTGTTCTTGAGACTAGTCTGTCATCTTATGCAGTCGTCTATGTGGAGACTTTAATTTCACCAAGACCTGGAAGGGGTGCAGACATCTCAAGGAAGGAGAGGAAGAAGGAAGAAGCATAA